The Salvelinus sp. IW2-2015 linkage group LG15, ASM291031v2, whole genome shotgun sequence genome includes a region encoding these proteins:
- the ptpmt1 gene encoding phosphatidylglycerophosphatase and protein-tyrosine phosphatase 1 isoform X3, translating to MLVQTENVRGVITMNEEYETKYFCNSAEEWKAEGVEQLRLSTVDLTGVPSLENLHKGVEFALSHREKGSSVYVHCKAGRCRSATLAAAYIIRIHCWSPEEACQMLASVRPHVIIRSSQLEMLRRYHQQVCGGGSI from the exons ATG CTGGTGCAGACAGAAAATGTCAGGGGGGTAATAACCATGAACGAGGAATATGAAACAAAATACTTCTGCAACTCAGCTGAG GAGTGGAAAGCCGAGGGGGTGGAGCAGCTGCGTCTCAGCACAGTGGACCTGACCGGTGTGCCCAGTCTAGAGAACCTGCACAAAGGAGTGGAGTTCGCACTCAGTCACCGGGAAAAGGGCTCCAGTGTGTATGTCCACTGTAAGGCTGGACGCTGTCGCAGTGCCACACTAGCTGCTGCATACATCATACGG ATACACTGCTGGAGTCCAGAGGAAGCATGTCAGATGTTGGCCTCTGTCCGGCCACATGTAATAATTCGTTCTTCACAGCTGGAGATGCTTCGGCGGTACCATCAGCAAGTCTGTGGCGGGGGTTCCATTTAA
- the ptpmt1 gene encoding phosphatidylglycerophosphatase and protein-tyrosine phosphatase 1 isoform X2: MSGALARVLFYPTLAYNVVMEKVSSRRWFNRVDQTVILGALPFKSMTNELVQTENVRGVITMNEEYETKYFCNSAEEWKAEGVEQLRLSTVDLTGVPSLENLHKGVEFALSHREKGSSVYVHCKAGRCRSATLAAAYIIRIHCWSPEEACQMLASVRPHVIIRSSQLEMLRRYHQQVCGGGSI; this comes from the exons ATGTCTGGGGCGTTAGCAAGGGTACTGTTTTATCCCACATTAGCGTATAATGTTGTCATGGAAAAAGTTTCCTCAAGACGGTGGTTCAATCGCGTGGATCAGACTGTCATTCTAGGAGCCCTGCCTTTCAAATCAATGACTAatgag CTGGTGCAGACAGAAAATGTCAGGGGGGTAATAACCATGAACGAGGAATATGAAACAAAATACTTCTGCAACTCAGCTGAG GAGTGGAAAGCCGAGGGGGTGGAGCAGCTGCGTCTCAGCACAGTGGACCTGACCGGTGTGCCCAGTCTAGAGAACCTGCACAAAGGAGTGGAGTTCGCACTCAGTCACCGGGAAAAGGGCTCCAGTGTGTATGTCCACTGTAAGGCTGGACGCTGTCGCAGTGCCACACTAGCTGCTGCATACATCATACGG ATACACTGCTGGAGTCCAGAGGAAGCATGTCAGATGTTGGCCTCTGTCCGGCCACATGTAATAATTCGTTCTTCACAGCTGGAGATGCTTCGGCGGTACCATCAGCAAGTCTGTGGCGGGGGTTCCATTTAA
- the ptpmt1 gene encoding phosphatidylglycerophosphatase and protein-tyrosine phosphatase 1 isoform X1: MSGALARVLFYPTLAYNVVMEKVSSRRWFNRVDQTVILGALPFKSMTNEEWKAEGVEQLRLSTVDLTGVPSLENLHKGVEFALSHREKGSSVYVHCKAGRCRSATLAAAYIIRIHCWSPEEACQMLASVRPHVIIRSSQLEMLRRYHQQVCGGGSI, translated from the exons ATGTCTGGGGCGTTAGCAAGGGTACTGTTTTATCCCACATTAGCGTATAATGTTGTCATGGAAAAAGTTTCCTCAAGACGGTGGTTCAATCGCGTGGATCAGACTGTCATTCTAGGAGCCCTGCCTTTCAAATCAATGACTAatgag GAGTGGAAAGCCGAGGGGGTGGAGCAGCTGCGTCTCAGCACAGTGGACCTGACCGGTGTGCCCAGTCTAGAGAACCTGCACAAAGGAGTGGAGTTCGCACTCAGTCACCGGGAAAAGGGCTCCAGTGTGTATGTCCACTGTAAGGCTGGACGCTGTCGCAGTGCCACACTAGCTGCTGCATACATCATACGG ATACACTGCTGGAGTCCAGAGGAAGCATGTCAGATGTTGGCCTCTGTCCGGCCACATGTAATAATTCGTTCTTCACAGCTGGAGATGCTTCGGCGGTACCATCAGCAAGTCTGTGGCGGGGGTTCCATTTAA